In the genome of Pseudorca crassidens isolate mPseCra1 chromosome 14, mPseCra1.hap1, whole genome shotgun sequence, one region contains:
- the LOC137205888 gene encoding uncharacterized protein, whose protein sequence is MAILSILMAHVKILSHVPPPRLKVISPVLVTSLNTFHEQESCVTCDRHACETPRPLGSPAARPRVPVFPPRRRPGVGPAVGLWLGNQDSPIFKSEVALLLDDQTRPAVPAGGSAGPQPSPHHTGSQARGESGGKPPVRKAQVLIKHAALESQAWTHAPSTTSCPATSVHGSLFTVPKSSLGGQDALLWVHRNPTTPDAQNGFFSSRHLLPGGHPGTQVSWPCLGADKQAEHRPCLPCLPSTAMSSATWPSAHSNLAWPQPFAETFPETPFSETTLAVRNRSCQTQGMLPPPGALTLPALPQVGTPPLATPSGSLLPGLAPSA, encoded by the coding sequence ATGGCGATTCTCTCGATCCTTATGGCGCACGTCAAGATTCTAAGCCACGTTCCTCCCCCCAGGCTTAAGGTTATCTCTCCCGTGTTGGTGACAAGTCTGAATACGTTTCATGAGCAGGAATCCTGCGTGACCTGTGACAGGCATGCTTGCGAGACACCCAGGCCCTTGGGCAGCCCCGCCGCGCGGCCCCGGGTCCCCGTCTTCCCACCCCGGAGGCGCCCGGGAGTGGGGCCGGCAGTGGGGCTCTGGCTGGGGAATCAGGACAGTCCCATCTTCAAATCGGAAGTCGCCCTGCTGCTGGATGACCAGACCCGACCAGCTGTTCCTGCTGGAGGGAGTGCAgggccccagccctcccctcacCACACAGGGAGCCAggcccgcggggagtcgggaggGAAGCCACCCGTGAGGAAGGCGCAGGTGCTCATCAAACACGCAGCCCTGGAGTCCCAGGCCTGGACGCACGCCCCCTCCACCACTTCCTGCCCAGCGACCTCCGTGCATGGCAGCCTCTTCACAGTCCCAAAGTCTTCCCTCGGGGGGCAGGATGCCCTCCTGTGGGTCCACCGCAACCCGACCACCCCTGATGCCCAAAATGGCTTTTTCTCCTCCAGGCACCTGCTCCCTGGGGGTCACCCTGGGACACAGGTGAGCTGGCCTTGTTTAGGAGCAGACAAGCAAGCAGAGCACAGACCCTGCCTCCCGTGTCTCCCGTCCACTGCCATGTCCTCCGCCACCTGGCCCTCTGCTCACTCCAATCTGGCCTGGCCTCAACCCTTTGCAGAAACCTTTCCAGAAACACCTTTTTCAGAAACCACTCTTGCAGTCAGGAACAGGAGCTGCCAGACGCAGGGGATGTTACCTCCTCCTGGGGCCCTGACACTGCCCGCTCTCCCTCAAGTGGGCACCCCACCTCTGGCCACACCTTCCGGATCTCTGCTTCCTGGGCTGGCGCCCTCAGCCTAA